In Acidobacteriota bacterium, a genomic segment contains:
- a CDS encoding tetratricopeptide repeat protein, whose translation MLFYNKARLKKSGEKLVAQGQLDKAVAVFDKILANEPEETDILFLAGELKIRLKQRESGLALLHKAASLYDQGNETQKAISIFKKYLQHDPDNLDILSKLADLHLKAGHPGETSQTLLRAAAVASAKDPSQAIYYYEKVLKHEPDNPEGLASLAELYLKQKLIPKAVECSFRAGQKFFEKGNYAKSYMHLYTVIQHEPDNLSANLMILETLIRLQSYEDALVHWNAMSQGEKETDLKLLQYRGDILLELGRKDELKNLVHKMSFMVPDSYTVIFRFVDRALGSKRHAMAVELLDLLDLSQYHSFSSKITEALSRILAEDEDNVGALQKMAELKIFTGDIQGVTSMYAKLYQNFLKNEDHRRAYQLLEKWLNLEESNDWIRQEMRRLKLILDEKSDRNLDLMRGKLEEISLADLIQMLESARKTGVLQIRYTDRVGKIYFNKGAMIHAAYLDSIGADTIYHLLKLPGGDFTFDPNLPAGLVTSIQHSNTQVVLDALRVIDEETHRLRESGEASDAT comes from the coding sequence ATGCTGTTCTACAACAAGGCGCGCCTGAAGAAATCCGGCGAGAAGCTGGTTGCCCAGGGTCAGCTCGACAAAGCCGTGGCCGTGTTCGACAAAATCTTGGCCAACGAGCCGGAGGAGACGGACATCCTGTTCCTGGCCGGCGAGCTCAAGATCCGGCTCAAGCAGCGGGAGTCGGGCCTGGCCCTGCTGCACAAGGCCGCCTCCCTCTACGATCAGGGCAACGAAACGCAGAAGGCCATCTCAATCTTCAAGAAGTATCTCCAGCACGATCCGGATAACCTGGATATCCTGTCGAAACTGGCGGACCTCCACCTCAAGGCCGGCCACCCGGGCGAGACTTCGCAGACGCTGCTCCGCGCCGCGGCCGTCGCCAGCGCGAAGGACCCGTCGCAGGCCATTTACTACTACGAGAAGGTGCTCAAACATGAGCCCGACAATCCGGAGGGCCTGGCATCGCTGGCCGAGCTGTACCTGAAACAGAAGCTCATCCCGAAGGCTGTGGAGTGCAGTTTCCGGGCCGGCCAGAAGTTTTTCGAGAAGGGGAACTACGCCAAAAGTTACATGCACCTTTACACGGTGATCCAGCACGAGCCGGACAACCTGTCCGCCAACCTGATGATCCTCGAGACGCTCATCCGGTTGCAGAGCTACGAGGACGCGCTGGTCCACTGGAACGCGATGAGCCAGGGGGAGAAGGAGACCGATCTGAAGCTGCTGCAGTACCGCGGCGACATCCTGCTGGAACTCGGCCGGAAGGACGAGCTCAAGAACCTCGTCCACAAGATGAGCTTCATGGTGCCGGACAGCTACACCGTCATCTTCCGGTTCGTGGATCGCGCCCTGGGCTCCAAGCGCCACGCGATGGCGGTGGAGCTGCTCGACCTGCTCGATCTCTCCCAGTATCATTCTTTCAGCAGCAAGATCACCGAGGCGCTCTCCCGGATCTTGGCCGAGGACGAGGACAACGTGGGCGCCCTGCAGAAGATGGCCGAGCTGAAGATCTTCACCGGCGACATTCAGGGCGTCACCTCGATGTATGCCAAGCTGTATCAGAATTTCCTCAAGAACGAGGATCACCGCCGGGCGTACCAACTGCTGGAGAAATGGCTCAACCTCGAGGAGAGCAACGACTGGATCCGCCAGGAGATGCGCCGGCTGAAGCTGATCCTGGACGAGAAATCCGACCGCAACCTCGACCTGATGCGGGGCAAGCTCGAGGAGATCAGCCTGGCCGACCTGATCCAGATGCTGGAATCCGCCCGCAAGACGGGCGTCCTGCAGATCCGCTACACCGACCGGGTGGGCAAGATCTATTTCAACAAGGGCGCGATGATCCACGCGGCCTACCTGGACTCCATCGGCGCGGATACCATCTACCACCTGCTCAAGCTGCCGGGCGGCGATTTCACCTTCGACCCCAACCTCCCCGCCGGTCTGGTCACCAGCATCCAGCATTCCAACACCCAGGTGGTGCTGGACGCGCTGCGGGTCATCGACGAGGAAACCCATCGGCTCCGCGAGTCCGGCGAGGCGTCCGACGCGACCTGA